DNA from Synechococcus elongatus PCC 6301:
CGCTGCAGGCTACTCCACAGCTTGGATCACTACCCACAGGATTTGGAGAACAGCCCCTATCTAGGCGAAGAGATGTTGAAACTTACTGTCGCTAACACTGTGACGGCACTGATTCAAGGTGACATCAGCGAACACTATTCTATTCGTCAGATTCCTCTGCAAGGGGAGGTGATTGGCCTAGGCACCACCACCGAAATTGATAACGGCGAGCTCTGTTTCTTGCCAGAAGGGGATGCCACCACTATCTACAAAGGGGAACCGCAAACGGGAGCAGCAATTTTTCAGGATCCGAGTTCAGAGCTGATTCATTTCCCCTATGTCTGCTTCACCAGTAATGGCGCTGGACTGGGGATCTCTGTTGACGCCGCTAGCCTGCCGCCGGTTGAAGCAGGGCTGCAAGCTATGGTTGCCGCTGCGATCGCTCAGATCGATTCCCCAGCCGATTACTTTGGTATCCGTCTGCAAGCCCACTGGCAAGCCTTGGTAGTGACAGTTGCTGCCAAGCTCTGTCTCTGGCAACGGGGGCGGTTGCTGCGCGATCGCCAAGAGGACAATGTCTACGAGAGCCTCAAGCACTTTTACTTTGCCGAACAGTCAGGTGACCCGCTCCATCATTTCCTTGGGCCTGCCCCCGTCTGGAATCTCAGTGGCTTTTATGCGCGCCATCCTGAAACGGGGCTTGTGACTGTACCGCAGGCGAATGCTCACCTTCACATTCACGGTTGCTCAAGCGATTTGCGCTTCGCAGGGCACATCCACCATGAACATCCCAATACGAGACTGAGATTGATTCAAGGGTTGATCCTCTATCCGATTGCAGCTGTCGAGGTGCTGAAGGCTGACTTGGCAGTGATAGATCTCCGTATCGAGGAGGATTTACTACGATTCACGATTGCCAACCAAGGCCGAATGGATGTTAGTGATGCGGATGTGGTGATCGTGGTTAACAACAGCTATCGGGGGCATCGTGCCCTGCGCTTACCCTGGTTAGCCCAAGGCGATCGTGAAGACGTGGCCTATCCGATTGCTGGGTTGCCGTTACAGGCAGGCACAAACTTGATTGAAGTGATTGCCAATCCTGATCAAACCATTCTGGAAGAGAATCTCAGTGATAATCGGGCCAGTATCACTACAGTCTTTACGCCCAGTCTGATGCAACCTTGTTCTGAAGACTCGCTGAGTGCTTAAAATTTAAAATGGAAATTTTTAATTCAATCTATAAACCTGATCTTTAGATTTATCTTTGGCAGTT
Protein-coding regions in this window:
- a CDS encoding CARDB domain-containing protein, yielding MTALIQGDISEHYSIRQIPLQGEVIGLGTTTEIDNGELCFLPEGDATTIYKGEPQTGAAIFQDPSSELIHFPYVCFTSNGAGLGISVDAASLPPVEAGLQAMVAAAIAQIDSPADYFGIRLQAHWQALVVTVAAKLCLWQRGRLLRDRQEDNVYESLKHFYFAEQSGDPLHHFLGPAPVWNLSGFYARHPETGLVTVPQANAHLHIHGCSSDLRFAGHIHHEHPNTRLRLIQGLILYPIAAVEVLKADLAVIDLRIEEDLLRFTIANQGRMDVSDADVVIVVNNSYRGHRALRLPWLAQGDREDVAYPIAGLPLQAGTNLIEVIANPDQTILEENLSDNRASITTVFTPSLMQPCSEDSLSA